A window of the Synechococcus sp. LTW-R genome harbors these coding sequences:
- a CDS encoding extracellular solute-binding protein — MKKYIIALLSLWVTAPALTQAAEVRVYSGRHYNSDRKVFKQFSDLTGIRVRLLEATGVSLVERLKREGDRANADVIILVDAARIQSAADQGLLQPSATSALVRQVPSEYRDPKGRWFGMTRRIRGIIVNPSRVDIGLIRSYEDLASPELKDKLCLRKRQNVYNQSLVASQIALKGPTKAKQWLNGMLRNVSEPFFSSDTALIRAVAQGKCGVGVVNHYYLARMQAGGNGKRDAELTKNVRLILPRPAHVNISAIGIATSAKNYKESIQLAEFLTSKQGSSALASSTYEYPIMGSSSSNKLREYGDFTSDGVSISNLSKQLKPALALMTQVGWK, encoded by the coding sequence GTGAAAAAATACATCATCGCCCTCCTTTCTCTTTGGGTGACTGCTCCAGCCCTGACCCAAGCAGCGGAGGTTCGTGTTTATTCTGGTCGTCACTATAATTCAGACCGAAAAGTCTTCAAGCAGTTCTCTGATCTGACAGGCATCCGTGTTCGCCTTCTTGAGGCAACAGGTGTCTCGTTAGTTGAACGCCTCAAACGCGAAGGAGATCGCGCCAATGCCGATGTGATCATTCTGGTCGATGCTGCACGAATTCAGTCAGCAGCAGATCAGGGCCTTCTACAGCCATCAGCTACCAGCGCCCTGGTTCGTCAGGTCCCAAGTGAGTATCGAGATCCCAAAGGAAGGTGGTTCGGAATGACGCGGCGCATCAGGGGAATTATTGTTAATCCAAGTCGTGTGGATATTGGATTGATTCGAAGCTACGAAGATCTTGCTTCTCCGGAACTTAAAGACAAGCTCTGCTTGAGAAAGAGACAAAATGTCTACAACCAATCGTTGGTAGCAAGCCAAATCGCTCTAAAAGGACCGACCAAAGCCAAGCAATGGCTTAATGGGATGCTCCGAAACGTTTCCGAGCCGTTCTTTTCTAGTGATACAGCATTGATACGGGCAGTCGCCCAAGGCAAATGCGGTGTTGGTGTTGTCAATCACTACTACTTGGCGAGGATGCAAGCTGGTGGGAATGGAAAACGAGATGCTGAATTGACGAAGAATGTCAGACTGATTCTACCCAGACCTGCACATGTCAACATTAGCGCCATCGGAATTGCTACCTCTGCCAAGAACTATAAGGAGTCAATCCAGCTAGCGGAGTTCCTAACCTCAAAACAGGGAAGTTCTGCTCTCGCGAGCTCTACCTATGAATACCCCATAATGGGAAGCAGTTCTTCTAACAAGCTCAGGGAATATGGAGACTTTACATCGGACGGGGTATCGATTAGCAATCTCTCGAAGCAGTTAAAACCAGCACTGGCTTTGATGACTCAAGTCGGCTGGAAGTAA